The Sphingomonas sp. KR3-1 genome contains a region encoding:
- a CDS encoding DUF3597 family protein has product MSIFGDIMGKIFGHKAAAPAPVAAAPAQPPAASAPAAPAPAQTAEPVDVGAVLAEVAKMKDGGGNYQSSIVDLLKLLDLDSSLDARKQLGQELGVHAGEDGSAEQNIALHKAVMDKLAENGGVVPDSLRN; this is encoded by the coding sequence ATGAGCATATTCGGCGACATCATGGGCAAGATCTTCGGCCACAAGGCAGCTGCGCCCGCGCCGGTTGCTGCCGCACCCGCACAGCCTCCCGCTGCATCGGCGCCGGCCGCGCCGGCTCCCGCCCAGACGGCCGAGCCGGTCGATGTCGGTGCCGTGCTCGCCGAAGTGGCGAAGATGAAGGATGGCGGCGGCAACTATCAGAGCTCGATCGTCGACCTGCTCAAGCTGCTCGATCTGGATTCGAGCCTGGATGCGCGCAAGCAGCTCGGCCAGGAACTCGGCGTCCATGCCGGGGAGGATGGCAGCGCGGAGCAGAATATCGCCCTGCACAAGGCGGTGATGGACAAGCTCGCCGAGAATGGCGGCGTGGTCCCGGATTCGCTGCGGAACTGA
- a CDS encoding GntR family transcriptional regulator, translating to MTDKRDSTDRETQAGMGMTPPANAEELAFALRQQIQKSELAPGEWLRESRLCAEFGIGRSIARRALRILADDGLVEIEENRGARVSATTVEEVFDLYEVRAALYGLAARFACLRGSDAAIRRMLADIDRLLEEAARGEPAEQIIAQSENIFSAMAACASPDAQKMIEAVRRKTRFHFSFAALALAAHDSGPYAHWREVRAALVARDADKASQGARDILYFMQGEVARIMLARGPRLRDEVPAPAKRRAAGRR from the coding sequence TTGACCGACAAGCGAGACTCGACGGACCGTGAGACGCAGGCAGGCATGGGCATGACGCCCCCCGCCAACGCCGAGGAACTCGCCTTCGCGCTGCGCCAGCAGATCCAGAAGAGCGAGCTCGCGCCCGGCGAATGGCTGCGCGAATCGCGGCTGTGCGCCGAGTTCGGCATCGGCCGCTCGATCGCGCGCCGTGCGCTGCGCATCCTGGCCGATGACGGGCTGGTCGAGATCGAGGAAAATCGCGGCGCGCGCGTCTCCGCCACCACGGTGGAGGAAGTGTTTGACCTCTATGAGGTGCGCGCGGCGCTCTACGGCCTTGCCGCGCGCTTCGCCTGCCTGCGCGGATCGGACGCGGCGATCCGGCGCATGCTGGCCGATATCGACCGCCTGCTCGAGGAGGCCGCCAGGGGCGAGCCCGCCGAGCAGATCATCGCGCAGAGCGAGAACATCTTCAGCGCGATGGCCGCCTGCGCCAGCCCCGATGCGCAGAAGATGATCGAGGCAGTGCGCCGCAAGACGCGCTTCCACTTCTCGTTCGCCGCGCTCGCGCTCGCCGCGCATGATTCCGGCCCCTATGCCCATTGGCGCGAGGTGCGCGCCGCGCTGGTCGCGCGCGATGCCGACAAGGCAAGCCAGGGCGCGCGCGACATCCTCTATTTCATGCAGGGCGAAGTCGCGCGGATCATGCTCGCGCGCGGCCCCCGCCTGCGCGACGAGGTGCCCGCGCCCGCCAAGAGGCGCGCCGCCGGCCGCCGCTGA
- a CDS encoding rod shape-determining protein — MRFPRLFSNGSFDLAIDLGTVNTVIYLRDRGIVLSEPSVVAMETTGGISRVRAVGAEAKLMLGKTPDNVRTIRPMRDGVIADVDVAEQMIKYFIDKVRGRAMRLGRRPEIAISIPSSATQVERRAIQQAASNAGAGKVYLIEESMAAAIGAGLPITEPLGAMVVDIGGGTTEVAVLSLKGLAYSASIRVGGDRMDEAIASAIRRKHNLMVGEATAERIKVDIGTAQVPEDGIGLIRKVKGRDLVKGMPSEVEVNQGEIANALADLTAQIVEAVHSALEKTEPELAADIYDQGIVMTGGGSLLAHLDDVLSKATGLPVVVAENALMCVATGAGRALEDPVYRGAMSST, encoded by the coding sequence ATGCGATTTCCCCGTCTTTTCTCCAACGGCTCCTTCGATCTCGCGATCGACCTCGGTACAGTAAACACAGTGATCTACCTGCGGGATCGCGGCATCGTGCTCAGCGAACCCTCGGTGGTGGCGATGGAAACCACGGGCGGAATCTCGCGCGTCCGCGCAGTCGGCGCCGAGGCGAAGCTGATGCTCGGCAAGACGCCCGACAATGTCCGCACGATCCGCCCGATGCGCGATGGCGTGATCGCGGACGTCGACGTGGCGGAGCAGATGATCAAATATTTCATCGACAAGGTCCGCGGCCGCGCGATGCGGCTCGGGCGCCGCCCCGAGATCGCGATCAGCATCCCCAGCAGCGCGACCCAGGTGGAACGGCGCGCCATCCAGCAGGCGGCCAGCAATGCGGGCGCGGGCAAGGTTTATCTGATCGAGGAATCGATGGCGGCGGCGATCGGCGCCGGCCTGCCCATCACCGAGCCGCTAGGCGCCATGGTGGTGGACATCGGCGGCGGCACGACCGAGGTCGCGGTGCTGTCCTTGAAGGGCCTGGCGTACAGCGCATCGATCCGCGTCGGCGGGGACCGCATGGACGAAGCGATCGCATCCGCGATCCGCCGCAAGCACAACCTCATGGTCGGCGAAGCGACGGCGGAGCGGATCAAGGTCGATATCGGCACCGCCCAGGTGCCGGAAGACGGAATCGGCTTGATCCGGAAGGTCAAGGGGCGCGACCTGGTGAAGGGCATGCCTTCCGAAGTGGAGGTGAACCAGGGCGAGATCGCCAATGCGCTCGCGGACCTCACGGCCCAGATCGTCGAGGCGGTGCACTCGGCATTGGAGAAGACCGAACCCGAGCTGGCCGCCGACATCTATGACCAGGGCATCGTGATGACCGGCGGCGGCAGCCTGCTCGCACATCTAGACGACGTGCTGTCCAAGGCGACCGGACTGCCCGTCGTGGTCGCGGAGAACGCGCTGATGTGCGTGGCCACCGGCGCCGGGCGCGCGCTTGAGGATCCGGTGTATCGCGGCGCGATGTCGTCCACCTGA
- a CDS encoding TonB-dependent receptor, with protein MRDFLATTATLALVVSTPALAQSSTSDTPAAQATSARAQGRDDDIIVTARRREENIRDVPGTISAVTADQLQAKGPVTSGGDLINAVPGVRFNDVASENLAEVSIRGSGTQRATGADSGVGLFVNGAYVGSSTLGGRNFKTVDYFDLERVEVLEGPQGALYGRNSEFGVINLILAKPKFQNSGYVRNQFTFGLNQDRMSAVVNQALSDDIAVRVGAEVYSQTKGFYYNPLRGSYYDSTNGWNARGQIRYRSGPLDMTLLVDGQDLKLPSFLNTYVIPGGGVNPQIPLGYVQSRFTASHEGKDSMQQKSLRVMLTSSLDLGGGVSLESTTMATRWRSTQQFVSGLDLATVSQMRALGEIGTYPYDQTKTDVRDHTLYQDLHLTGKSGDLTWIVGGEGLYQRDTYDRTVVSSPCTVTLAASFCTGTPSAPVCIKPLPTSANCPTPFPLAYGNFSDTRQRIYSFAAYASLQYQIGDLTLVGEGRFSHDYKTATQKVTLLYTGANVRLPSTFSFKSDQPAWTFTASYKIPGSGGTLLYAKAGSGYRAGGVNNGSFNAAAPNPFQFTYGNENTIGYEAGVKSSIGRSLFVRVSGYLSRTHDAITSINDGCAVTNACLSALQIFNVNGGTIHAKGVEAALDGRFKAAGGTLSIALNAATQRATFVAVPAGISGLPVLNSPVAQIPDWTMSATLDYRHALGRDLNGFVNVSYSGQRGGGQDTVTLATPYIPMDDVDLFGSQVGLTYKNMQLAVFVRNLTDQAVQVLKFTQAGYPLSVRWNKPRTFGVTASYRW; from the coding sequence ATGCGAGATTTTCTTGCCACTACGGCCACCCTTGCGCTCGTCGTCTCGACGCCGGCGCTGGCCCAGTCTTCAACCAGCGATACGCCCGCCGCGCAGGCGACGAGCGCCCGCGCTCAGGGCCGCGACGACGACATCATCGTCACCGCGCGCCGCCGCGAGGAGAATATCCGCGACGTGCCGGGCACGATCTCGGCAGTGACGGCGGACCAGCTCCAGGCCAAGGGCCCGGTCACCAGCGGCGGCGACCTGATCAACGCCGTGCCCGGCGTCCGCTTCAACGACGTGGCGAGCGAGAACCTCGCCGAAGTCTCGATCCGCGGATCGGGCACGCAGCGCGCCACCGGCGCCGATTCCGGCGTCGGCCTGTTCGTCAACGGCGCCTATGTCGGCAGCTCGACGCTGGGCGGCCGCAACTTCAAGACCGTCGACTATTTCGATCTCGAACGCGTCGAGGTGCTCGAGGGGCCGCAGGGCGCGCTCTACGGGCGCAACTCCGAATTCGGCGTGATCAACCTGATCCTCGCCAAGCCCAAGTTCCAGAACAGCGGCTATGTCCGCAACCAGTTCACCTTCGGGCTCAACCAGGACCGGATGTCCGCGGTGGTCAATCAGGCGCTGAGCGACGACATCGCCGTGCGTGTCGGCGCCGAAGTCTACAGCCAGACCAAGGGCTTCTACTACAACCCGTTGCGCGGCAGCTATTATGACAGCACCAATGGCTGGAACGCGCGCGGCCAGATCCGCTATCGCTCCGGCCCGCTCGACATGACGCTGCTGGTCGACGGGCAGGACCTGAAGCTGCCCAGCTTCCTCAACACCTATGTCATCCCCGGCGGCGGCGTGAACCCGCAGATCCCGCTCGGCTATGTCCAGTCGCGCTTCACCGCGTCGCACGAGGGCAAGGACAGCATGCAGCAAAAATCGCTGCGCGTGATGCTGACCAGCTCGCTCGATCTCGGTGGCGGCGTCAGCCTCGAATCGACGACGATGGCGACGCGCTGGCGCTCGACCCAGCAATTCGTCAGCGGGCTCGATCTCGCCACCGTCTCGCAGATGCGCGCGCTCGGCGAGATCGGCACCTATCCCTATGACCAGACCAAGACCGATGTGCGCGACCATACGCTCTATCAGGACCTGCACCTGACCGGGAAATCGGGCGATCTCACCTGGATCGTCGGCGGGGAGGGGCTCTACCAGCGCGACACCTATGATCGCACCGTGGTCTCCTCGCCCTGCACGGTCACGCTGGCGGCGAGCTTCTGCACGGGCACGCCCAGCGCGCCGGTCTGCATCAAGCCGCTGCCGACCTCCGCGAACTGCCCCACGCCGTTCCCGCTCGCCTATGGCAATTTCAGCGACACCCGCCAGCGCATCTATTCGTTCGCGGCCTATGCCTCGCTGCAATATCAGATCGGCGACCTGACCCTGGTCGGCGAGGGCCGCTTCTCGCACGACTACAAGACCGCCACGCAGAAGGTGACGCTGCTCTACACCGGCGCCAATGTCCGCCTGCCGAGCACCTTCTCGTTCAAATCGGACCAGCCGGCCTGGACCTTCACCGCGAGCTACAAGATCCCCGGATCGGGCGGCACGTTGCTCTATGCCAAGGCGGGGTCGGGTTATCGCGCCGGCGGCGTCAACAACGGCAGCTTCAACGCCGCGGCGCCCAATCCCTTCCAGTTCACCTATGGCAACGAGAACACGATCGGCTACGAAGCCGGCGTGAAGTCGAGCATCGGGCGCAGCCTGTTCGTCCGCGTCTCGGGCTATCTGTCGCGCACGCATGACGCGATCACCAGCATCAACGATGGCTGCGCGGTCACCAATGCCTGCCTTTCGGCGCTGCAGATCTTCAACGTCAATGGCGGCACGATCCACGCCAAGGGCGTCGAGGCCGCGCTCGACGGCCGCTTCAAGGCAGCCGGCGGCACGCTGTCGATCGCGCTCAACGCGGCAACGCAGCGCGCGACCTTTGTCGCGGTGCCCGCCGGCATCTCGGGCCTGCCGGTGCTCAACTCGCCGGTCGCGCAGATCCCGGACTGGACGATGTCGGCGACGCTCGATTACCGCCACGCGCTCGGGCGCGACCTCAACGGCTTCGTCAATGTCAGCTATTCGGGCCAGCGCGGCGGCGGGCAGGACACGGTGACGCTCGCCACGCCGTACATCCCGATGGACGACGTCGATCTGTTCGGATCGCAGGTCGGGCTCACCTACAAGAACATGCAGCTCGCGGTGTTCGTTCGCAACCTGACCGACCAGGCGGTGCAGGTGCTCAAGTTCACCCAGGCGGGCTATCCGCTCTCGGTGCGCTGGAACAAGCCGCGCACCTTCGGCGTGACCGCGTCCTACCGCTGGTAA
- a CDS encoding cupin-like domain-containing protein, with protein sequence MNAVAAHAPAVRELRGVALDAIPYAALLAGQAPVVLRGVAAHWPLVAAARASDGAAIDYLERFDSGQPVVGFTGAPEIGGRFHYNAELTGFNFAGARTGLTALLERIRAGLDAPAPESFYIGSTDLDRYLLGFRAENDLPLDDPMFAHGVLASIWIGNRTTAHAHHDMSHNLAICAAGKRRFTLFPPEQIANLYPGPLEPTPGGQVLSMVDFADPDFTRHPRFRDAIASAQVAELEPGDLLFYPALWWHHVEALERFNVLVNYWWNEAPAFLDTPQTTLLHAMLSLRDRSDAEKAGWKAMFDYYVFGPAGEAAAHLPAHAQGPLAPIDETLARRLRAQLINKLNR encoded by the coding sequence GTGAACGCCGTCGCGGCCCATGCCCCGGCCGTGCGCGAGCTGCGCGGCGTGGCGCTGGACGCGATCCCCTATGCCGCGCTGCTCGCCGGCCAGGCGCCGGTGGTCCTGCGCGGCGTCGCGGCGCACTGGCCGCTGGTCGCCGCGGCACGGGCTTCGGACGGCGCCGCGATCGACTATCTTGAGCGCTTCGACAGCGGCCAGCCGGTGGTCGGCTTCACCGGCGCGCCCGAGATCGGCGGGCGCTTCCACTACAATGCCGAGCTGACCGGCTTCAATTTCGCGGGCGCCCGAACGGGCCTGACCGCGCTCCTAGAGCGGATCCGCGCCGGGCTCGATGCGCCGGCGCCGGAGAGCTTCTATATCGGCTCGACCGATCTCGACCGCTATCTGCTGGGCTTCCGCGCCGAGAACGACCTGCCGCTCGACGACCCGATGTTCGCGCATGGCGTGCTCGCGAGCATCTGGATCGGCAACCGCACCACCGCGCATGCGCATCACGACATGTCGCACAACCTGGCGATCTGCGCGGCGGGCAAGCGGCGCTTCACGCTGTTCCCGCCCGAGCAGATCGCCAATCTCTATCCCGGCCCGCTCGAGCCGACGCCGGGCGGCCAGGTGCTGTCGATGGTCGACTTCGCCGACCCCGATTTCACCCGCCATCCGCGTTTCCGCGACGCGATCGCCAGCGCGCAGGTCGCCGAGCTGGAGCCGGGGGACCTGCTCTTCTATCCCGCGCTCTGGTGGCATCATGTCGAGGCGCTGGAGCGCTTCAACGTGCTGGTGAACTACTGGTGGAACGAGGCGCCCGCCTTTCTCGACACGCCGCAGACCACTCTGCTCCACGCGATGCTCAGTCTCCGCGACCGTTCGGATGCGGAGAAGGCCGGGTGGAAGGCAATGTTCGACTATTATGTCTTCGGCCCCGCCGGCGAGGCCGCGGCGCACCTGCCGGCGCATGCGCAAGGGCCGCTCGCGCCGATCGACGAGACATTGGCGCGGCGGCTGCGCGCGCAGCTGATCAACAAGCTCAATCGCTAG
- a CDS encoding tryptophan halogenase family protein: protein MDQAPVRRIVIAGGGTAGWIAAAALVKLIGPLIEVTLVESDEIGTVGVGESTIPTARTFHQLLGIDERAFLRETSSTFKLGILFEDWAKQGDRYIHSFGQIGKSTWMGDFHHFWMQARAEGWGGELGDYCFEYQAAKAGRFAIPDQGHINYAYHLDAGRYARFLRGFAEPQGVVRVEGRIERVEQHPETGFVTALMLASGERLEGDLFLDCTGFRGLLIEQTLQAGYADWGHWLPTDSALAVQTASVGPAVPYTRATAHEAGWQWRIPLQHRVGNGLVYAQAFLDDDRARALLDSRIEGEKLIEPRMIRFKAGRRRKVWDKNVVALGLASGFVEPLESTSIHLIMIAITRLVQLFPFGGVRDGVTARFNAMSTAEIEKIRDFIILHYHLNQRGDGGFWDQCRTMAIPDSLAERIAAWRDGAIAWQASDDLFRVDSWVQVMLGQRLEPRSHHHMGRMIVEGELQGALGKLKSDIANTVAQMPAHQDFIDRYIAG from the coding sequence ATGGACCAGGCACCGGTAAGGCGCATCGTGATCGCCGGCGGCGGCACCGCGGGCTGGATCGCCGCGGCGGCGCTGGTCAAGCTGATCGGGCCGCTGATCGAGGTCACGCTGGTCGAGAGCGACGAGATCGGCACGGTCGGCGTCGGCGAGAGCACGATCCCCACCGCGCGCACCTTCCACCAGCTGCTCGGGATCGACGAGCGCGCGTTCCTGCGCGAGACCAGCTCGACCTTCAAGCTGGGCATATTGTTCGAGGATTGGGCGAAGCAGGGCGACCGCTACATCCACAGCTTCGGCCAGATCGGCAAATCGACCTGGATGGGCGACTTCCACCATTTCTGGATGCAGGCGCGCGCGGAAGGCTGGGGCGGCGAGCTCGGCGACTATTGCTTCGAATACCAGGCCGCCAAGGCCGGGCGCTTCGCCATCCCCGACCAGGGGCATATCAACTATGCCTATCACCTGGACGCCGGCCGCTATGCCCGCTTCCTGCGCGGCTTTGCCGAGCCGCAGGGAGTGGTACGGGTCGAAGGCAGGATCGAGCGCGTCGAGCAGCATCCCGAGACCGGCTTCGTCACCGCGCTCATGCTCGCCTCGGGCGAGCGGCTGGAGGGCGACCTGTTCCTCGACTGCACCGGCTTTCGCGGGCTGCTGATCGAGCAGACGCTGCAGGCCGGCTATGCGGATTGGGGGCATTGGCTGCCCACCGACAGCGCGTTGGCAGTGCAGACCGCCTCGGTCGGCCCCGCCGTTCCCTACACGCGCGCCACCGCGCACGAGGCCGGCTGGCAATGGCGCATCCCGCTGCAGCACCGGGTGGGCAACGGGCTGGTCTATGCGCAGGCATTCCTCGACGACGACCGCGCCCGCGCGCTGCTCGACAGCCGGATCGAGGGCGAGAAGCTGATCGAGCCGCGGATGATCCGCTTCAAGGCCGGGCGGCGGCGCAAGGTGTGGGACAAGAACGTCGTCGCGCTCGGCCTCGCCAGCGGCTTTGTCGAGCCGCTCGAATCGACCAGCATCCACCTGATCATGATCGCGATCACCCGGCTGGTGCAGCTCTTCCCGTTCGGCGGGGTGCGCGACGGGGTGACGGCGCGGTTCAATGCCATGAGCACCGCCGAGATCGAGAAGATCCGCGACTTCATCATCCTCCACTACCACCTCAACCAGCGGGGCGACGGCGGCTTCTGGGACCAGTGCCGGACGATGGCGATCCCCGACAGCCTGGCCGAGCGTATCGCGGCGTGGCGCGACGGCGCGATCGCCTGGCAGGCATCGGACGACCTGTTCCGCGTCGACAGCTGGGTGCAGGTGATGCTCGGCCAGCGGCTCGAGCCGCGCAGCCACCACCATATGGGCCGGATGATCGTCGAGGGCGAGCTTCAGGGCGCACTCGGCAAGCTCAAGTCGGACATTGCGAACACCGTCGCGCAGATGCCGGCGCACCAGGATTTCATCGACCGCTATATCGCGGGCTGA
- a CDS encoding DUF4142 domain-containing protein produces MYRARWIVVGASALALAACGHKDETTTTTNTVTTENTVMADNMVMPAASPSQQFANAAASSDAFEIASSQLAATQAESPAVKKFAAEMIKAHTESTAKLKTAAAAATPAVVPDATLAAEQQQSLDSLKLLKGADFDKAYAGAQVDAHQKTLAALKVYSTTGDVPSLKAFATKLLPTVAAHLNMATALKK; encoded by the coding sequence ATGTATCGAGCACGCTGGATCGTCGTGGGGGCCTCTGCCCTCGCGCTCGCCGCTTGTGGACACAAGGACGAAACCACGACCACCACCAACACCGTGACGACCGAGAACACGGTCATGGCCGACAACATGGTGATGCCGGCCGCTTCGCCGAGCCAGCAGTTCGCCAATGCCGCCGCATCGAGCGACGCCTTCGAGATCGCCAGCTCGCAGCTGGCGGCAACCCAGGCGGAGTCGCCCGCGGTCAAGAAGTTCGCCGCCGAGATGATCAAGGCGCACACCGAATCCACCGCCAAGCTGAAGACCGCGGCGGCCGCGGCGACGCCAGCGGTGGTGCCCGATGCCACGCTGGCGGCGGAGCAGCAGCAATCGCTGGATTCGCTGAAGCTGCTCAAGGGCGCGGACTTCGACAAGGCTTATGCCGGCGCCCAGGTCGATGCGCATCAGAAGACGCTGGCCGCGCTGAAGGTCTATTCCACCACCGGCGACGTGCCGTCGCTCAAGGCCTTCGCCACCAAGCTGCTGCCGACCGTCGCGGCGCACCTGAACATGGCGACTGCCCTCAAGAAGTAG
- a CDS encoding DUF4157 domain-containing protein, with amino-acid sequence MRTIARKPKTFQPVAARGSPRIQRSEARTATPAFSGLSRVPARHAAAPAAHAVSRSPGQPLDPAPRALLEQRFQQDFGAVRVHADGHAASAAQAIGARAYTTGQDIVFGRGEYRPGTAEGTRLLAHELAHVVQQRRGVSVEGGMGRVGDAYERQADSVADAVVAGRPAGGLLSGHPIAASAGGGSAVQRQAAPGASGVAPVEEPEKLVSEGDLMREAVIESAGGRQKSEATIMSQEEIDKIRSGYTQTYTVKVDGKEETRTREVAPMKNYTTCVEFAGQTFGDAISKRSKKLGRNAKETRAASRLLSDAKRKLDAEYQLQAEIDVYTETMRLNRASLEDPKKPDRRGRKVDGPLTRLAKAVKAGEELQEKKKVLDLEEAQLADELKLLVEAGKAASESGNKDGAKALSGEIQKKKQELLVKHQMVLQTKGQMVGQAQTIKQLNTQIRGVDHERDKLKAMIDGRKAKLDEMHKHDQEIHYAKAPLTEHPKRGEYVLLGAGAAQGYGVSAATTVTLGKGAFKHIAVFDSFEKAPSPPDKPNEKWELWHTIDGGGLKSKNNAIKVCLDDLRVAPGDSKTPWFASATTLIGWIDMDNLVAGSAPSKPAGAAPPTAPSPPSGASPPPSAPPPSP; translated from the coding sequence ATGCGGACCATAGCCAGGAAGCCGAAGACGTTTCAGCCCGTCGCTGCCCGCGGTTCTCCGCGCATCCAGCGCAGCGAAGCGCGCACCGCCACCCCCGCCTTTTCCGGGCTCAGCCGGGTTCCCGCCCGCCACGCCGCCGCGCCGGCTGCGCACGCGGTGTCGCGGTCGCCGGGCCAGCCGCTCGATCCGGCTCCGCGCGCACTGCTCGAGCAGCGCTTCCAACAGGATTTCGGCGCAGTGCGGGTGCACGCTGATGGACACGCCGCAAGTGCCGCGCAGGCGATCGGCGCGCGCGCCTACACCACGGGCCAGGACATCGTCTTCGGCCGCGGCGAATATCGGCCCGGCACGGCGGAGGGCACGCGGCTGCTCGCGCATGAGCTCGCCCATGTCGTCCAGCAGCGCCGGGGCGTGTCGGTCGAGGGCGGCATGGGCCGGGTCGGCGACGCCTATGAGCGCCAGGCGGATTCGGTTGCCGACGCGGTCGTCGCGGGTCGACCTGCCGGGGGTCTGCTCTCCGGCCATCCGATTGCGGCGAGCGCCGGCGGCGGTAGCGCCGTCCAGCGGCAAGCGGCGCCGGGTGCAAGCGGGGTCGCCCCGGTCGAGGAGCCCGAGAAGCTGGTCTCCGAAGGCGACCTGATGCGGGAGGCCGTCATCGAATCCGCCGGCGGGCGCCAGAAGTCCGAGGCGACGATCATGTCCCAGGAGGAGATCGACAAGATCCGCTCGGGCTACACGCAGACCTACACGGTCAAGGTCGACGGCAAGGAAGAGACCCGGACCCGAGAGGTCGCGCCGATGAAGAACTACACGACCTGCGTCGAGTTCGCCGGACAGACCTTCGGCGACGCGATCTCGAAGCGATCGAAGAAGCTGGGGCGCAACGCCAAGGAAACCCGGGCCGCCAGCCGCCTCCTGTCCGACGCCAAGCGCAAGCTTGATGCCGAGTACCAGCTTCAGGCCGAGATCGACGTGTACACCGAAACGATGCGGCTCAACCGGGCGTCGCTGGAGGATCCCAAGAAGCCGGATCGCCGCGGCCGGAAGGTCGACGGCCCGCTCACGCGCTTGGCAAAGGCGGTAAAGGCGGGAGAGGAGCTGCAGGAAAAGAAAAAAGTCCTCGATCTCGAGGAAGCGCAGCTCGCCGACGAGCTGAAGCTGCTCGTCGAAGCGGGCAAGGCGGCCTCGGAAAGCGGCAACAAGGACGGCGCCAAGGCGCTTTCCGGCGAGATCCAGAAGAAGAAGCAGGAGCTGCTGGTCAAGCATCAGATGGTGCTGCAGACCAAGGGCCAGATGGTCGGCCAGGCCCAGACGATCAAGCAGCTCAACACCCAGATCCGGGGGGTCGACCATGAGCGCGACAAGCTCAAGGCGATGATCGACGGGCGCAAGGCCAAGCTCGACGAGATGCACAAGCACGACCAGGAAATCCACTATGCCAAGGCGCCGCTGACCGAGCACCCGAAGCGCGGCGAATATGTCCTGCTCGGCGCCGGCGCAGCCCAGGGCTATGGCGTCAGCGCGGCGACCACGGTCACGCTCGGCAAGGGCGCGTTCAAGCACATCGCCGTGTTCGACAGTTTCGAGAAGGCGCCGAGCCCCCCAGACAAGCCGAACGAGAAATGGGAGCTGTGGCACACGATCGACGGCGGCGGTCTCAAATCCAAGAACAATGCGATCAAGGTCTGCCTCGACGATCTGCGGGTGGCGCCCGGCGATTCGAAGACGCCGTGGTTCGCCTCCGCGACCACGTTGATCGGCTGGATCGACATGGACAATCTGGTCGCCGGCAGCGCTCCGTCCAAGCCCGCCGGCGCGGCGCCGCCGACCGCGCCCTCGCCGCCGTCCGGGGCGTCGCCGCCACCGTCAGCGCCGCCGCCGTCGCCTTGA